From Oikeobacillus pervagus:
TGAATTTATTTCGAATGCGAAATATTCGATCATCATCGGATCCCCTTATTTCATCCCTAGTCAAAAAGTTTTTTGCGCTTTAATAGACGCCCTAAACCGTGGGGTTAAAGTGACCATTCTAATTCCAAAGATGGCCGACCACCTAATGGTGAAAGAAGCGGGGTTATCCTATTTAAAAAAGCTCCTCGAACTAAATGCGGAAGTGTATTTATATTTAAATGGATTTTATCATGCGAAAGTATATATATTTGACGACAAAATTTGCGATGTAGGAACAGCCAATTTCGATCAAAGAAGTTTTTTTATTAACGATGAATGCAATTGCTTAATTCACGATGAAATCTTTATTCAAAAAGTAAAGCACATGTTTCTCGTAGATCTTAATAATTCAGAAAGGCTCACTATAAAACAATTGCAGAAAGCTAGTTACTTCACAAAGTTCAAAATGATGATCGGCAAAATGATTGCACCATTTTTGTAAAAACAAAAGCAGAAGCGCCTTGATCATCGGCGTACGGATTTCGTAGTCTTTAACTGAGATAAAGGAAACACAGCGAGGTCCTTTTCGAGCTGATGTTGACTTATCGTAGGGAAAAGACGGAGAAATTCGCTAGACGATAGGCGCTGTTGCTAGACGAAAACAAAAGCAGAAGCGCCTCGTACATCGGCGTATGAATTTCGTAGTCTTTGACTGAGATAAAGGAAACACAGCGAGGCAGTTTTACGAGCTGATGTTGACTTATCGTAGAGAAAAGACGGAGAAATTCGCTAGACGATAGGCGCTGGAGCTAGTAGTGGATAACATTTTTAAAAGGTTATCCACTGTTTTAAATTTTATCCCTAACTAGACTTCCCTCAACGAAAAAAAGATTGAAATAATGGAGAAAGCCATGTGATGATCTTGAATCCAAGATAAATTCCAATAATCCCTGCTATTCCGGCAAGTGCTGGTGGGGCCGGAATGGGTAGTCGAAAAATGGCGAAAATAACTCCTACAGTAAAACCACAAAGTAAGGATAAGAAGACTTCTTTCACGATTTTCCCCCTTTATTATTTTTCCTTATTATGTTACTTGATTTTCCCTCTATACTAAAAAAACTGCCTCCTATTAGCGGGGCCCTAAAGGTATTTACCAAGAGGTACAGGCGCTTTTTTGAGGCAGTTCCATTTGTTACATTTTTTCTGGAGCAGAAACACCGATTGTATTTAAAGCGTTTTTCAATGTCATTTGCACAGCTTTCACCAATGCAAGACGCGCTTTGGAAAGAGCTTCATTTTCTGTATTTAATACTTTCTCAGCATTGTAGAAGCTGTGGAAAGTAGAAGCTAATTCTTGAATGTATGTCACCACTCTATGTGGAGTACGCTTCCCAGCTGCGTCTGAAATGACTTGCGGGAATTCCCCTAATTTCTTCAGCAAATCGATTTCCTTTTCCGCCCCAAGTAATGATAAATCCGCATTAGATTCTAATGTAAATCCATGATCTTCACCTTGACGTAAAATACTAGAAATTCGTGCATGAGCATATTGTGCATAATAAACAGGGTTTTCATTTGATTGTGAAACAGCCAAGTCAAGATCAAAGTCCATATGAGTATCAGCACTTCTCATCGCAAAGAAATAACGGACGGCATCTAAGCCAACTTCTTCAATCAGATCACGCATTGTGACGGCCTTCCCAGTTCTTTTACTCATCTTCATTTTTTCGCCATTTTTATACAAATGGACAAGTTGAATAATTTCAACTTCCAAGGCATCGCGGTTATATCCAAGCGCTTCAATGGCTGCCTTCATTCTCGGAATATATCCATGATGGTCGGCTCCCCAAATATTAATCACCTTTTGATGTCCACGATCAAATTTATCTTTATGATAAGCAATATCTGGTGTTAAATACGTATACGATCCATCGCTTTTAATTAATACACGATCTTTATCATCCCCAAATGTGGTCGAACGGAACCAAACGGCGCCATCCTTTTCATAAATATGGCCATTTTCCCGAAGTGTATGTAATGCTTCATCAATTTTTCCATTTTGATATAAGGAAGTTTCAGAAAACCATACATCAAAGTTCACACGGAAATTGGCTAAATCCCTTTTTAATTTTTCCATCTCATATTTTAAACCGAATTGACGACAGAAATTGTACCGTTCTTTCTCATCCATTTGGGCAAGTTTCTCTCCATGCTCTTTCGCTAGATCTTTTCCAATTTGAATGATGTCTGCTCCATGATATCCGTCTTGTGGCATTTCTTTTTCTTTTCCTAATGCTTGAAAATAACGTGCTTCAACCGATAAGGCTAAATTGTGGATTTGATTTCCAGCATCATTTGTATAATATTCACGGGTTACATCATATCCTGCTTTTTCTAAAATATTACATAAGGAATCCCCTACAGCAGCCCCGCGAGCATGACCAAGATGAAGATCCCCTGTTGGGTTGGCTGATACGAATTCAACTTGAACCTTCTCACCATTCCCAACAGTTGACTCGCCGTAATGATCCCCAGATTTTAAAATCGTCGGGATTAAAGCCGTTAAGTATTGATTGTTCATATAAAAATTAATAAAACCTGGTCCAGCAATTTCAATTTTTTCAATAGAAGCTTTCGTTGAGTCGAAGTGTGTGATGATTTCTTCTGCAATCATTCTCGGTGCTTTCTTAGCAATTCGTGCAAGTTGCATGGCCATATTGGTAGAGTAATCACCATGTGCCTTTTCCTTCGGTGTTTCTAAAATAACTGCCGGGATTTCTTCCTCTTTCGCTAAGTTTGCTTTTATAACGGCCGCTTTGATTTCAGCCTTTAGCTCTTCTTGTACTTGTTCCGTAATGTTTACCAACTGTTTTCCTCCTCCTTATATTGAATGCTCATAGTATAATTCCCTGCTATTTGTTCTTGCATCATCAACTGATAAGAGATTTGAAATTCACCATTTATAGGAATGTCTGTATATGTATGATGGGCCAATTCGTTTGTCCTTGTTGTTAGAAGTAATGTCCCAAATGGGCTTTCATGAGAACCATTTAACGTTCCCTCTAACTGAAAAGGTAGCCTCATTTTAATCGCACCATTTCGCAAAATAAGTGCTTGTTGCTCAGACATTTTCACAATCGTTTGAACAGTACCTTCTTCATGTACTTCTTCATATTTTAAATAAGAATTATTTCCCTTTTGATAGTATTGACCAAATAGAGCGAGTTCAATAGTTTCCTTCTCATCTTCCTGCTCTATTGTTGTCTTTAAGTGAATTTTGACAGGCGTCTTTTTAGCGGGTTCTGCCAAAACATCCACATCCTTTTATTTAAATTTCATTGCAGCGGAGTATTTTTTGCAATTGCAGCTTATGGCAGTCGCCTCCACTTTAACTTTATCTAGTTCCGGCTCCTAGCGGCTCGAGGTCAACTGACTGTCCTTTCTGTGGCTAATTGCGGCCACGCCAAGGCCCTTCATTTGCTTGTCGCCGCTCGGCAGTCGCCTCCACTTTAACTTTATCCAGTTCCGGCTCCTAGCGGCTCGAGGTCAACTGACTGTCCTTTCTGTGGCTTATTGCGGCCACGTCAAGGCCCTTCAGTTGCTTGTCGCCGCTTGGCAGTCGCCTCCACTTTAACTTTATCCAGTTCCGGCTCCTAGCGGCTCGAGGTCAACTGACTGTCCTTTCTGTGGCTAATTGCGGCCACGCCAAGGCCCTTCATTTGCTTGTCGCGCCTATACAGTCGCCTTCACTTTAACTTTACCATTATAGGAATTATTAGTTTAAAATGCAATGGATCAATTTTTTGTTACTTTTGGCCAAAGGCAATTGGTTTCAAAAACTTGAGGAGCAAATGAAGCAGAAATAGAAAAGGGGGTTCCAAAAAGACTAATCGTCTATGGAACACCCTTTCTTTATTTCTATTGGTTTTTGTTAAAAAATATTTTTTGATCCCATTAGTCCCACTTCGAACCTTTTCGCCCTAGAGATCGCTTTATTCTAATTACAACAAAGCTTACCAAAATAGCCTTTTTATTTTACCCAACCGAGAAGCATTTCACGAATGAGCTTGCTCGCTGTATTAGCGGTTTGTTCAGAGGCATCGTAGACAGGAGCCACTTCCACTAAATCAGCTCCAATGACTTGTACTTCTGATCTGGCAATTTCATGGATGGAGGCAAGTAATTCCTTAGAAGTAATTCCCCCTGCATCAACCGTCCCTGTGCCAGGTGCATGGGCAGGGTCAAGCACATCGATATCAATCGTCACGTATACTGGACGATTCATCAATTTTGGCAGTATTTCCTTTAATGGTTCCAGTACTTCAAATTTAGAAATATGCATGCCGTTTTCCTTTGCCCATTGGAATTCTTCTTTCATCCCGGAGCGAATCCCAAATGAATAAACATTTTCTGGCCCGATTAATTCGGCCACTTTTCGAATAGGTGTGGAATGGGAAAGCGGCTCTCCTTCATATTCCGTCCGTAAATCTGTATGCGCATCCATATGAATAACCGCTAGATCAGGGTATTTTTTATAGACAGATTTCATCACCGGCCATGAAACAAGATGCTCTCCCCCCATACCTAGCGGAAATTTCCCATCGTTTAACAGCTTATCCACAAAAGCTTCAATCATATCTAAACTGCGCTGTGCGTTTCCAAATGGGAGAGGAATATCTCCCGCATCGAAATACTTGATCTCCTTGAGTTCACGGTCCAAATAAGGACTATATTCCTCTAAACCAATCGATACTTCACGAATACGACCGGGACCAAAACGAGAACCAGGGCGATAACTGACTGTCCAGTCCATCGGCATTCCATAAAGTACTACTTCACTCTCTCCATAATTTGGACAACTACCAATAAATACTTTACCTGAATAAGCTTCATCAAAGCGCATTATGTGCTCCCCCCTATTCTGTTAAGTCTTTTACGAATTTCGGCAACACAAAAGCTGCTTTATGAAGTTCTTTCGTGTAGTATTTTGTTTCAATCTCATGAAAGCGTTCATCGCGAACTTGTAATGGATCATATTTTTTGGATCCTATTGTAAATGTCCAAAGTCCACTTGGGTATGTTGGAATATTTGCTACGTAAAGGCGTGTGATTGGGAAAATTTCTTTCACATCACGTTGCACTTCACGAATAAGATCCGCTTTAAACCAAGGGTTATCCGTCTGGGCAACAAAAATCCCATCCTCTTTCAAAGCTTTCGCAATCCCAGCATAAAAACCTTTTGTAAATAGATTAACAGCTGGTCCTACTGGTTCTGTAGAATCAACTAAAATTACATCATATTCATTTTCACTTTTGGCAATATGCATAAAGCCATCATCTACACGTACTTCGACACGGTCGTCGTCTAATCCACAAACAATTTCAGGTAGAAATTTTTTAGAGTACTCAATAACCTTTCCATCGATATCCACTAATGTCGCTTTTTTCACACTTGGGTGTTTTAAAACTTCACGAATAACACCACCATCGCCCCCTCCAACGACTAGAACGTTTTCTGGATGAGGATGTGTGAATAATGGAACATGTGCCACCATTTCATGATAAACGAATTCGTCTTTAACAGAAGTCATCACCATGCCATCAAGTAGCAACATATTTCCCCACTCTTCTGTTTCAACCATTTCAAGGTATTGAAAATCTGTTTGTTCTGTATGTAAAGTCTTTTTGATCTTCATCGTAATACCGAAGTTTTCTGTTTGTTTTTCTGTAAACCAAAGTCCACCCATGTGATCGGCACCCTTTCTTTGTTAAAAAGTTAAATATTTTTAAACATGAGAAAAATTATAGTAGAAACTACTAAATTTTAAAATAAAAACTTTTATAGAAGACGAGATTATTTTGATCCTCTTCAAAAAATAATAAGATAAAAGACTTCTCATGTTTAATTATCTTCTCATTTTTCCATACTAGTAATACATTTTTTTACCTAGATATAAGTGAGGGGAAATACAATGGAAATCATTACGAATTCTAGGTTCAACCGAGCAATGAAATACTTACGTGCTCTCATCATTATATTCTTCAGTATCCTTTTATTATGTTTAGCAGGGATCCTTGGATTATTCATTTACGCAAAAATACTGGGCCCCCCACCTCTTGCTGTCCCACAATCTACCCTCTACTTTTCCAACGATGGTCATTTAATTGGGGAGAGTAATAGCGGGGAAAAAAGATATTGGGTCGATATCGAGGATATTTCACCCCATATTATTCATGCTACCGTTGCCATTGAGGATCGCAAGTTTTACGATCATTTTGGCCTAGACTTAAAAAGAATCGCCGGGGCCGTTGTTGCTGATGTTAAAGCAATGGCAAAGGTTCAAGGTGCTAGTACGATTACACAACAATATGCTAGAAACCTCTTTCTTTCCCATGAAAAGTCTTGGAATCGAAAGCTTTCTGAAGCATTCTATGCTATTCGCATTGAGATGAACTATACAAAGGAACAGATCTTAGAAGGTTACTTAAATACCATTTATTACGGACATGGTGCATACGGAGTACAGGCAGCTAGCCAGTTTTATTTTGGTAAAGATGCAAAAAATTTAACATTGGCCGAAGCTTCTATGTTAGCCGGGATTCCAAAGGGGCCTAGTCTATATTCTCCAGTCGTCTCTACAGAAAAAGCAAAGCAGAGGCAAGCAATCATCCTTCAGGAAATGGAGGAGTTAGGCAAAATCCATCATGAGCAGCTTGTAGCAGCTAAAAATGAAAAGCTAAAAATAATTGGCGAGTATTCTCAACAACAATTAAGTGTTGCACCTTATTTCCAGGATGTCGTGAAAAATTTATTAAAGACAAAATTAAATATCGATGACCGAACCATCGATTTAGGTGGCCTACGAGTCTATACAACATTAAATACGAAACAGCAGAAAATTGCCGAAAAGGCCGTCCAAGAAACAATTTCACCTGATTCCGAAATCCAGTTGGGCTTTGTAGCGATGAATCCAAAAAACCATTACGTAACCGCACTTGTAGGGGGACGAGATTATGAGGAAAGCCCCTATAATCGAGCGGTCCAAGCGATTAGACAGCCCGGTTCAACCATGAAGCCAATCCTCTATTATGCAGCATTGGAAAAAGGGTTTACACCGGCTACAACGATGAGAAGTGAACCGACGACCTTTACCTTTAACAAAGGAAAAGATCAATATCAACCACATAATTTCAACAATAAATATGCGAATGATGAGGTCACAATGGCACAAGCACTAGCTGTTTCCGATAATATTTATGCTGTCAAAACCCATCTTTTTCTCAATGAGCAAACATTGGTCGATACTGCGAAAAAGTTTGGAATTACGACTGATTTAAAAAAGGTGCCTTCTCTTGCTCTTGGAACTTCAGGAGCAAAAGTAATAGAGATGGTGAATGCCTATAGTCTTTTTGCAAATGGTGGAAAAGCCAGTGAACCGGTATTTATTAAACGTGTGGAAAATTACGATGGGGAAGTCATCTATGAGAACAAATCAACAGAAGAGCAACAATTAAAGCCTGATTTAACGTTCGTCATGTCCCATATGATGACAGGGATGTTCGATCCAAAACTAAGTGGGTATGCGAGTGTAACTGGTGCGACGATCTCCAATCAATTAACAAGACCTTACGCTGGAAAATCTGGGTCTACTAAAGCAGATCATTGGATGATTGGTTTTACCCCCCAACTTGTATCGGGTATTTGGACGGGATATGACAACGGAAGTGAGATCACCCTAACCGCTGATAAAAAATATGCGAAAAAGATTTGGGCAAAATTTATGGAGGAATCCCTAGCGACGAAGCCGATTAAGAAATTCAAGCCTCCTAAAGGGGTGAAAGCCGTATCCATTAATCCAACAAACGGAAAACTCGCTACGCCCCAATGCCCTGTCTCACGTATCACGTATTTTTCAAAAGGGACAGAGCCGACAGAATATTGCACCGATCACCTCGACCAACCGAAGAAAAAACAAAAACCTAAGAAGAAAAAAGAAGAAGAAAATGAAAAAAATTGGCTACAACGCCTCCTCGGAAGGTAAGAAACAAAAGCGGAAGCGCCTTGATCATCGGCGTACGAATTTCGTAGTTTTTGACTGAGATAAAGGAAACACGGCGAGGTAGTTCACGAGCCGTTGTTGACTTATCGGAGGGAAAAAACGGAGAAATTCGCTAGACGATAGGCGCTGGAGCTAGACGACAACAAAAGCGGAAGCGCCTGATCATCGGCGTACGGATTTCACAAGTTTAGACCGAGATAAAGGATACACGGCGAGGTAGTTCACGAGCCGTTGTTGACTTATCGGAGGGAAAGAAATTCGCTAGACGAAATTTTTCAAACGGACATCCAGTAAGCTAAATTTTATCGTTTCTTAAAAAGCAATTGAAAAACCTCGGGTGTGCGGCCCGAGGTTTTTCATGTCCTAGTATACTTATGCAACTTTGTATATAAGTTTACTTTTTTTCGCCCTAAACAGCAAGATGCGAACAAGAAATTAAAAAAAGTTCAAAAAATGTTCACTTTATTGGAATTAATTGCTATGCTAAACTACTTTTTAACTCCTCGCTTGAATGTCTCCATATATTTTCATCATGATTTTTCAAGAATTCTCCCAATACTTTCTTTGATTTCTCATCCATATGGTCAACAATAATATGCCCTTTCATCGATTTATCCATTCGGTTTACATGCTCTGGAAGGGATTTATACCCTCTTCGGATCTCACGGTTTACCGTCATTTCGCAAGCTGTTACGCCATAATAATAGGGGCCTTCCTCATTTCGATCAATGGTTACCCACACTAACCAGTATGGTTTTCCCCCTTTTACTTCTTCTTTATTAGGTAAAAATTTAATCCCCTTTTCCACTGTACTCCGAGCATGCATAGCTCCAATATCGACAAATGCTTCTCCCTCTTCAATATCCACAAATACAGGAGATACATTTTCTAAGCTTAAACTCCCTTTTCCAAAACCACGATGACCGTCCGTTGGGTCATTTTTAATAATATTAAAGTCCATTTTTTTCTTATTTTCCAATCAAACCACTCCCTTAAAATAATGTTTGTTGATCCCATCCATAAAGGGCAGTAAAACCCACTGAATGAAGTCTTACTTTATGAAAATAATGTAAATAGCTGAATAAACATAGAATTAAAGCCTTTTAAAATAGCTGGAATCACAATGCTAAAAATTGGCTGAATGGTAACTCGGTATAGCGGGGTGATCACAATAATGAGGAAAATTAATACACCATATTGTTCCCATTGACTCATCTTGACTCTTATATGTACAGGAGCTAAATCCTCGATGATCCGATAACCATCCAGTGGTGGCAGTGGCAAAAGATTAAAAACAAATAATACGACATTAAGCCACACCATCATATTCAGTAAATCAATCAAAAACATCGGGGCATTGTTCATCCCACTAGAGATGAAAAGAAACATAATCGCATAAGAAATCACAGCGATGACTAAATTACTTAAAGGACCAGCTAAGGAGACAAGTACTCCTGCAAGGCGTGGTTTTTTAAAAAACTTTCGATTGACTGGCACAGGTCGCGCCCACCCAAATCCTGTTAATAATATAAATAAAGCTCCGAACGGGTCTAAATGATGGACAGGGTTCAATGTTAATCTTCCCTGATTCTTCGCTGTCGGATCTCCAAATTTATAAGCAACAAATGCATGGGAAAATTCATGAACCGTAAAGGCAACTAATAAAGTAATGATGACAAAAGGTAATTCCTCTAATGAAAACGCAAAAAATCTCTCCAATCGCTCGCTCCCCTTTTAACCTTCCTAAAAACATGAAGGAAATCTATGTATTAATAGTATACAAAAAAGGGAATCATTTCATCCCATAAGCATGTCACCTTGCTTGTTTCTTTAGAAAAGAATACAATTTGAATGATAAAAAATATTAGAAAAGGGGCGATTTATATGCCATACGTAACGGTTAAAATGCTTGAAGGACGAACAGAAGATCAAAAAAGAGCATTAGTAGAAAAAGTAACAGATGCCGTAAGTGAAACAACTGGTGCATCCAAAGAAAAAGTCACTGTTTTTATTGAAGAGATGTCGAAAAACCACTATGCCGTGGCAGGAAAACGTTTAAGCGATCAAGAGTAGGAGATCCGATTCTAGTGAGAAGATCTAAGGGGAGAAGTGGATTAGCGCATATATTCTTAGGAAATATGTATAAACTTTGGAAAATGGTGCAATTGTCCGTGGGAAATATACAAATATTTCAGCAAATACGCAAATGTTCGTGGAAATTATGCATAAAGTCCGGGAAATGGTGCAAATCCCTTGCTTCGGGTACACAACACATAGGTCTTCTAGAAACCTACATAGTTCAAGAAAAAATAGCTAAGCACTTAATTCGGCTTAGCTATTTTTGTTAATTTTTCTATATATTTATAGGCGTCTTCAATTTCTTCTTCTGTGTATCGCTGTTTGCTTTTTAAAGTGAAAATTTTCTCTGCCACTTCTTGTCGTTCTAAATGAGAAAAGTAAAGGACAGTCGATACTAGTTCAAGAAAGCGAGCATTTTGTTCATTCATATCAAGTACACATTCTTCTAAATAAGGAATCTCCACTTGGTAGCGTTCCAAGAAATGGGTTCCTTCATCGGAAACTGTGTAGCGATACTGATAATAGCCACCCTTCTTCTCCCTTACTTCATCGATAAATCCTAGATTTGTTAATTCTTCTACTTTTAAAGTTAATTCCTCGGAATAAGGACCATAAAAGTGAAATTGGAATTTTTCTTGGAAGGGAAAAGTGAGTTGTTTCGCAATATAAATCATCTTTTGTAATTTTTTTCGTCCAACAATTTCACCACAAGCAGCAAAGGTACTCATCAATTTTGCATGTTCTTTCAACAATGGTACGTCAACTCCTACTTCAAAAAGTCCAAAATTCTTTACTAAATTTCTAATATACGACGAATTTGACGTTTAATCGCCGGTTCCGATGAGTCATCTTGAATGAAATCAGCAGGGAAATACAGTTTATGATCGGTTCTTCTTTTTCCGGAAATAGCATCGACTATATCTGACTCCCTCGACAACTCACGCAGTTCATCATTTTTCATTAATAAGTAAATAGGCAAACGTTCCTCTTCTTCACCAGGTCGGTAAAAATCGTATGGTAAATCCGATGAGGAATCCACAACTAGATAATAATCCGGGTCAATCCCTGCTTCTTTAAATAATTTTTCAAGTTCACTATGTTTGCGGTATTCTTTTGCAGGGTCAAATTCAACATACTTAAATAAATGTCGATTCACAAATCGGTGACATAAGTCTTTTAAAATAGCGTCCTCTTCCTCTTGCCACATTTGGAAATAGTAGAGAATAATCGCTTCATCTAATTTTAAATAGTCTTCTAATGTTACCTGATCCTGAAATAAAGAATAAAAATGCAGGGGTTCATGTTTGAAAGAGTAGTGATTGCGGTGCAATTCTTTCGCTCGATGTAAAATTTTCGTTAAAATCACTTCCGCACTTCTCGTTACAGGATGGAAGTATACTTGCCAATACATTTGATAGCGGCTCATTATGTAGTCCTCAACCGCATGCATTCCACTATATTTAAACACAACTTGCTCTTCGCGTGGCCTCATCACTCGCAGGAGCCTTTCCATATCAAAATGCCCATAGCTAACCCCCGTGAAATAGGCATCACGTTGTAAATAATCCATCCGATCGGCATCAATTTGACTTGAAATGAGACTGATGACTAAGGTATTATCGTATGTTTTTGCAATGACTTCTGATACTTTTTTAGGAAAATCAGCTGAAACTCGCGCAAGAACAGCATGAACTTCTGTATCCCCTAATATAATTTCTCTTGTGAAGTTTTCATGGTCTAAATGAAATACCTTTTCAAACGAATGAGAAAATGGACCATGTCCTAAATCATGTAGAAGAGCAGCACATAATGATAATAATCGCTCTTCTTTATCCCATCCTGGTCGTCCAGGAAACACATCATCTACAATACGGCGAACAATTTCGTACACTCCCAAAGAATGATTAAAGCGACTATGTTCCGCCCCATGGAAAGTTAAAAACGATGTTCCTAATTGTCGAATTCGACGCAATCGTTGGAATTCCTTCGTTCCAATTAAATCCCAAATCACGCGATCTCTAACATGAACATAACGATGAACAGGGTCTTTGAAAACTTTTTCCTCACTTAATTTACTTTTGGAATATTCCATTTTTTACCCTCTTCCTACTTAACATGTATCTATTATAACGTCTTTTGTCGAAAAGAGAAGGGATATATATGCCACAAATCTCCACCCATTATCTAGAAATGACAATCAGCCGGGGATTTTTGCCTCCCCGACTGACTTATGAGCGAATTTTGAGATTTATGAGCGACTTTTCTGATTTATGAGCGACTTTTCTAATTTATGAGCGACTTTCCCCAACTTATGAGCGACTTTTCCAATATATCGATTTCTCGACAAAACTTGACACATATCTCAACCCTCTCCGCCTATGATGTCATTCTTATTTCAATTTAATCGTAAAAATGAGATCCTCATTTATCTTCATATGGCTAAAATCATGAGTTACGGCTTGATATCTTTTATGAGCATCTAACGCTGGTAAAACTTGAATAAATTCATTTTTTGAGTTTCCAGGCATCACTTCATTTTCAACCACATTCCCATGTTCATCTTCAAAAGTAAGGGAGTTTGCTTGATAGGTAGGAAGCCTCCCCTCCACTGTGTAGATGACTTTTGTTTGGTTGTTTTCTGTAATCATTTCTTTTATCGTGATTTTTCCGAGTTTCCCTTGCTGTAACTCCATTGGAAAATGTCTGTCTAACGGTTTTCTCACTTCATTCGGTTCTTTCCCTTTATACGAATATTCATTTCCATCTTCATCTACCCCTCCCCCACCAGAAGGAGCGATATCAACCGGAATGATGGTGAGCGATTTAGGAATTTCTTTTACTCGGCTATATTCCATTTGACTATGGAACGATTTACGATCAGCGGAACCGGCACCAATGGCTACTTGTGTTAATTCATTTCCTTTATCATCGAAAGCAAACCAATCACTATATTCAAAGATGCCATGAGCCCCCGCTTTGTCCCCACGATATTTACCACTCAAATAGATATACGAACCAATTGGAGAAAAGACAACCTTATCTATATTAATAGCGCTCTTAGGAAATTTAACTTTTTGATTTGGTTTAAAAACAACCGTTTTTTGAGAAATTTCATTTTTGGATACATCAAAGGCAAACTTCCATTTTCCTTTAACCCCTGCAAGCTCCCGTACATTTAAACTAACATTAAATTTATCAGCAACATCTAATGAACTAATATCAAATTCATCACTACCAACATAAGTGTACGAGTTCTTAAGTTTACCTGTTCCCCCTCCTGATGCCCAAAATGACTTTCCGTTAATTTTTATATCTCCATGGGTTAACCCCCCCACCATCTCATCATCGAATTTCTGATCACTTTTGATGGTATACCCAATCATTAATTTCGATTCATCCGCAACGACTTCATTAATCATTAATGTTAGACCATTATCTGTGACACCTTGGTCGAGTATTTGAGAATATTTGGCGTAATCGCCTTTATCACCGTTTAAAGCTTGAAGAACAGAACCGATCACAGGGATATTTTCTGCAAAAGTAGGAGAGATCGCCCCAATGCCAATCATCGCCGCAAGCCCTATAGCTGCCGCCCCTGAGGCATATTTCACTCTTTTTCGTTTTTTACTCGCATTGATTCTCCTTTTCAAATTGTTTTTGATTCTCTTTTTCTGAAGTGGTGATATTTCCATTTCAACCCCTTCCCATTCCGATTCATCCATCTTAATCCCATTTAATAATTTATAAATATCCTTTTCTTCTAAATTAAAATCCTTTTTCTCCATTACTATA
This genomic window contains:
- a CDS encoding DUF1934 domain-containing protein — encoded protein: MAEPAKKTPVKIHLKTTIEQEDEKETIELALFGQYYQKGNNSYLKYEEVHEEGTVQTIVKMSEQQALILRNGAIKMRLPFQLEGTLNGSHESPFGTLLLTTRTNELAHHTYTDIPINGEFQISYQLMMQEQIAGNYTMSIQYKEEENSW
- the argS gene encoding arginine--tRNA ligase, translated to MVNITEQVQEELKAEIKAAVIKANLAKEEEIPAVILETPKEKAHGDYSTNMAMQLARIAKKAPRMIAEEIITHFDSTKASIEKIEIAGPGFINFYMNNQYLTALIPTILKSGDHYGESTVGNGEKVQVEFVSANPTGDLHLGHARGAAVGDSLCNILEKAGYDVTREYYTNDAGNQIHNLALSVEARYFQALGKEKEMPQDGYHGADIIQIGKDLAKEHGEKLAQMDEKERYNFCRQFGLKYEMEKLKRDLANFRVNFDVWFSETSLYQNGKIDEALHTLRENGHIYEKDGAVWFRSTTFGDDKDRVLIKSDGSYTYLTPDIAYHKDKFDRGHQKVINIWGADHHGYIPRMKAAIEALGYNRDALEVEIIQLVHLYKNGEKMKMSKRTGKAVTMRDLIEEVGLDAVRYFFAMRSADTHMDFDLDLAVSQSNENPVYYAQYAHARISSILRQGEDHGFTLESNADLSLLGAEKEIDLLKKLGEFPQVISDAAGKRTPHRVVTYIQELASTFHSFYNAEKVLNTENEALSKARLALVKAVQMTLKNALNTIGVSAPEKM
- a CDS encoding XapX domain-containing protein, which codes for MKEVFLSLLCGFTVGVIFAIFRLPIPAPPALAGIAGIIGIYLGFKIITWLSPLFQSFFR
- the speB gene encoding agmatinase — encoded protein: MRFDEAYSGKVFIGSCPNYGESEVVLYGMPMDWTVSYRPGSRFGPGRIREVSIGLEEYSPYLDRELKEIKYFDAGDIPLPFGNAQRSLDMIEAFVDKLLNDGKFPLGMGGEHLVSWPVMKSVYKKYPDLAVIHMDAHTDLRTEYEGEPLSHSTPIRKVAELIGPENVYSFGIRSGMKEEFQWAKENGMHISKFEVLEPLKEILPKLMNRPVYVTIDIDVLDPAHAPGTGTVDAGGITSKELLASIHEIARSEVQVIGADLVEVAPVYDASEQTANTASKLIREMLLGWVK
- the speE gene encoding spermidine synthase, whose protein sequence is MGGLWFTEKQTENFGITMKIKKTLHTEQTDFQYLEMVETEEWGNMLLLDGMVMTSVKDEFVYHEMVAHVPLFTHPHPENVLVVGGGDGGVIREVLKHPSVKKATLVDIDGKVIEYSKKFLPEIVCGLDDDRVEVRVDDGFMHIAKSENEYDVILVDSTEPVGPAVNLFTKGFYAGIAKALKEDGIFVAQTDNPWFKADLIREVQRDVKEIFPITRLYVANIPTYPSGLWTFTIGSKKYDPLQVRDERFHEIETKYYTKELHKAAFVLPKFVKDLTE